In one Myotis daubentonii chromosome 1, mMyoDau2.1, whole genome shotgun sequence genomic region, the following are encoded:
- the RMDN3 gene encoding regulator of microtubule dynamics protein 3 isoform X2 produces MPSPGSARSGLGLLLGTAAGLGFLYALYRQRWKRTQRHGQNQLLPNSLDVTQTSEARRQVGPLRAAPGGAGDAAVLPSLPPEGQEMVLDRLDFVLASLVALRREVEELRSGLRGLAGQIVGEFRSHMEENQRVARRRRFLFARERSDSTGSSSVYFTATSGGTFTDAESEGGYTTANAESDYERDSDRESEDGEEEASCETVKMGRKDSLDLEAEVASGPVPRALEADGSPGLEDVLPLLLQADELHQGGEQRKREGFQLLLNNKLAYGSRQDFLWRLARAYSDMCELAEEVSEKKSYAQNGKEEAEAALEKGDESADCHQWYAVLCGQLAEHEGIQKRIQSGFSFKEHVDKALALQPENPMAHFLLGRWCYQVAHLSWLEKKTASALFESPPSATVEDALQSFLKAEELQPGFSKAGRVYISKCYRELGKNSEARQWVKLAMELPDVTSEKG; encoded by the exons ATGCCTAGCCCGGGCAGCGCCCGCTCCGGGCTGGGACTGCTGCTGGGCACCGCCGCGGGCCTCGGATTCCTGTACGCCCTGTACAGACAGCGGTGGAAACGGACCCAGCGCCATGGCCAGAACCAGCTCCTGCCCAACTCACTGGACGTCACGCAGACTTCAGAGGCCAGACGCCAGG TGGGGCCATTGCGAGCGGCCCCAGGGGGGGCTGGAGATGCTGCggtgctgcccagcctcccaccaGAAGGCCAGGAGATGGTGCTGGACCGCCTGGACTTCGTGCTGGCCAGTCTGGTGGCGCTGCGGCGGGAGGTGGAGGAGCTGAGGAGCGGCCTGCGGGGGCTCGCTGGGCAGATCGTTGGGGAGTTCCG ATCCCACATGGAAGAGAACCAGAGGGTGGCTCGGCGGCGCCGGTTCCTGTTTGCCCGAGAGAGGAGCGACTCCACCGGCTCCAGCTCTGTCTACTTCACAGCCACCTCGGGAGGCACGTTCACAGACGCGGAGAGCGAAGGCGG TTACACAACAGCGAATGCCGAGTCTGACTATGAGCGGGATTCCGACAGGGAGAGTGAAGACGGGGAAGAGGAAGCGAGCTGCGAGACCGTGAAGATGGGGAGAAAGGATTCTCTGGACCTGGAGGCAGAGGTGGCTTCAGGCCCAGTTCCCAGAGCCCTGGAGGCTGACGGCTCCCCTGGCCTGGAGGAcgtgctgcccctcctgctgcaggctGACGAGCTGCACCAGGGCGGAGAGCAGCGCAAGCGGGAGGGCTTCCAGCTGCTGCTCAACAACAAGCTAGCG TATGGAAGTCGGCAGGACTTTCTCTGGCGCCTGGCCCGGGCCTACAGCGACATGTGTGAGCTCGCGGAGGAGGTGAGCGAGAAGAAGTCATATGCTCAAAATG GCAAAGAAGAAGCGGAGGCCGCTCTGGAGAAGGGGGATGAGAGTGCTGACTGCCACCAATG GTATGCAGTGCTTTGTGGTCAGCTGGCTGAGCATGAGGGCATCCAGAAGCGCATCCAGAGTGGCTTTAGCTTCAAG GAGCACGTGGACAAAGCTCTTGCTCTCCAGCCAGAAAACCCCATGGCTCACTTTCTCCTCGGCAGGTGGTGCTACCAG GTTGCTCACCTGAGCTGGCTAGAAAAAAAAACGGCTTCAGCCTTATTTGAAAGCCCTCCCAGTGCTACTGTGGAAGATGCCCTGCAGAGCTTCCTGAAG gcTGAAGAACTACAGCCAGGATTTTCCAAAGCAGGACGGGTATATATTTCCAAG TGCTACAGAGAACTAGGAAAAAACTCTGAAGCTAGACAGTGGGTGAAGCTGGCCATGGAGCTGCCAGATGTCACTAGCGAG AAAGGCTGA
- the RMDN3 gene encoding regulator of microtubule dynamics protein 3 isoform X1 — protein sequence MPSPGSARSGLGLLLGTAAGLGFLYALYRQRWKRTQRHGQNQLLPNSLDVTQTSEARRQVGPLRAAPGGAGDAAVLPSLPPEGQEMVLDRLDFVLASLVALRREVEELRSGLRGLAGQIVGEFRSHMEENQRVARRRRFLFARERSDSTGSSSVYFTATSGGTFTDAESEGGYTTANAESDYERDSDRESEDGEEEASCETVKMGRKDSLDLEAEVASGPVPRALEADGSPGLEDVLPLLLQADELHQGGEQRKREGFQLLLNNKLAYGSRQDFLWRLARAYSDMCELAEEVSEKKSYAQNGKEEAEAALEKGDESADCHQWYAVLCGQLAEHEGIQKRIQSGFSFKEHVDKALALQPENPMAHFLLGRWCYQVAHLSWLEKKTASALFESPPSATVEDALQSFLKAEELQPGFSKAGRVYISKCYRELGKNSEARQWVKLAMELPDVTSEDSAFQKDLEELEVILGH from the exons ATGCCTAGCCCGGGCAGCGCCCGCTCCGGGCTGGGACTGCTGCTGGGCACCGCCGCGGGCCTCGGATTCCTGTACGCCCTGTACAGACAGCGGTGGAAACGGACCCAGCGCCATGGCCAGAACCAGCTCCTGCCCAACTCACTGGACGTCACGCAGACTTCAGAGGCCAGACGCCAGG TGGGGCCATTGCGAGCGGCCCCAGGGGGGGCTGGAGATGCTGCggtgctgcccagcctcccaccaGAAGGCCAGGAGATGGTGCTGGACCGCCTGGACTTCGTGCTGGCCAGTCTGGTGGCGCTGCGGCGGGAGGTGGAGGAGCTGAGGAGCGGCCTGCGGGGGCTCGCTGGGCAGATCGTTGGGGAGTTCCG ATCCCACATGGAAGAGAACCAGAGGGTGGCTCGGCGGCGCCGGTTCCTGTTTGCCCGAGAGAGGAGCGACTCCACCGGCTCCAGCTCTGTCTACTTCACAGCCACCTCGGGAGGCACGTTCACAGACGCGGAGAGCGAAGGCGG TTACACAACAGCGAATGCCGAGTCTGACTATGAGCGGGATTCCGACAGGGAGAGTGAAGACGGGGAAGAGGAAGCGAGCTGCGAGACCGTGAAGATGGGGAGAAAGGATTCTCTGGACCTGGAGGCAGAGGTGGCTTCAGGCCCAGTTCCCAGAGCCCTGGAGGCTGACGGCTCCCCTGGCCTGGAGGAcgtgctgcccctcctgctgcaggctGACGAGCTGCACCAGGGCGGAGAGCAGCGCAAGCGGGAGGGCTTCCAGCTGCTGCTCAACAACAAGCTAGCG TATGGAAGTCGGCAGGACTTTCTCTGGCGCCTGGCCCGGGCCTACAGCGACATGTGTGAGCTCGCGGAGGAGGTGAGCGAGAAGAAGTCATATGCTCAAAATG GCAAAGAAGAAGCGGAGGCCGCTCTGGAGAAGGGGGATGAGAGTGCTGACTGCCACCAATG GTATGCAGTGCTTTGTGGTCAGCTGGCTGAGCATGAGGGCATCCAGAAGCGCATCCAGAGTGGCTTTAGCTTCAAG GAGCACGTGGACAAAGCTCTTGCTCTCCAGCCAGAAAACCCCATGGCTCACTTTCTCCTCGGCAGGTGGTGCTACCAG GTTGCTCACCTGAGCTGGCTAGAAAAAAAAACGGCTTCAGCCTTATTTGAAAGCCCTCCCAGTGCTACTGTGGAAGATGCCCTGCAGAGCTTCCTGAAG gcTGAAGAACTACAGCCAGGATTTTCCAAAGCAGGACGGGTATATATTTCCAAG TGCTACAGAGAACTAGGAAAAAACTCTGAAGCTAGACAGTGGGTGAAGCTGGCCATGGAGCTGCCAGATGTCACTAGCGAG GACTCAGCTTTCCAGAAGGACCTGGAAGAATTGGAAGTCATCTTAGGACACTAA
- the RAD51 gene encoding DNA repair protein RAD51 homolog 1, giving the protein MAMQMQLEANADTSVEEESFGPQPISRLEQCGINANDVKKLEEAGFHTVEAVAYAPKKELINIKGISEAKADKILAEAAKLVPMGFTTATEFHQRRSEIIQITTGSKELDKLLQGGIETGSITEMFGEFRTGKTQICHTLAVTCQLPIDRGGGEGKAMYIDTEGTFRPERLLAVAERYGLSGSDVLDNVAYARGFNTDHQTQLLYQASAMMVESRYALLIVDSATALYRTDYSGRGELSARQMHLARFLRMLLRLADEFGVAVVITNQVVAQVDGAAMFAADPKKPIGGNIIAHASTTRLYLRKGRGETRICKIYDSPCLPEAEAMFAINADGVGDAKD; this is encoded by the exons CAATGTGGCATAAATGCCAatgatgtgaagaaattggaagaAGCTGGATTCCATACTGTGGAGGCTGTGGCCTATGCACCGAAAAAGGAGCTAATAAATATTAAGGGGATTAGTGAAGCCAAAGCTGATAAAATTCTG GCTGAGGCAGCTAAATTAGTTCCGATGGGTTTTACCACTGCAACTGAGTTCCACCAAAGGCGATCAGAGATCATACAGATTACTACTGGCTCCAAAGAACTGGACAAACTACTTCAAG GAGGAATTGAAACTGGATCCATCACAGAGATGTTTGGAGAATTCCGAACTGGGAAGACCCAGATCTGTCATACATTGGCCGTAACATGCCAG CTTCCCATTGACCGGGGTGGAGGTGAAGGAAAGGCCATGTACATTGACACCGAGGGTACCTTTAGGCCAGAGCGGCTGCTAGCAGTGGCTGAGAG ATATGGCCTCTCTGGCAGTGATGTCCTAGATAATGTAGCATATGCTCGTGGGTTCAACACAGACCACCAGACCCAGCTGCTTTATCAAGCATCAGCTATGATGGTAGAGTCTAG GTATGCACTGCTGATTGTGGACAGTGCCACCGCCCTCTACAGGACAGACTATTCCGGTCGCGGTGAACTCTCAGCCAGGCAGATGCACTTGGCCAGGTTTCTGCGGATGCTTCTGCGACTTGCTGATGAG TTTGGTGTAGCCGTGGTGATCACCAACCAGGTGGTAGCCCAAGTGGATGGAGCAGCCATGTTTGCTGCAGATCCTAAAAAACCTATCGGAGGAAACATCATTGCTCATGCCTCAACAACCAG ACTGTACCTgagaaaaggaagaggggaaACCAGAATCTGCAAAATCTATGACTCTCCCTGTCTGCCTGAAGCTGAAGCTATGTTTGCCATCAATGCGGATGGAGTGGGAGACGCCAAAGACTGA